The Anoplopoma fimbria isolate UVic2021 breed Golden Eagle Sablefish chromosome 9, Afim_UVic_2022, whole genome shotgun sequence genome contains the following window.
GCTTTTGAATAGCGCATAGCTGATTcgcttcatgtgtttttttgacagaatgaaaaatatagtttaacTAAAGTCaggaatgtgaaaaatgtagaaaaaaaaaatctgtacaaCATCGGTTACATTTCccctgaatacacacacacacacacacacacacacacacacacacacacacacacacacacacacacacacacacacacacacaaccccctGACCAATCTCAATCGTCTGATTCAAGGTTTTCCTCATAACATTGACATGATGTGACAAGAAGAAGTTGCAAACTGCCGAATGGCTACAGTTAATGTGTGGGCAGAAAGCAGATCCACTGACGACCTAAATTTCCCCATAAAATTGGTTTTCAATGATGTTACTCATTGCTTCCGATGTGGTTGTCAGAGTTTTGAGATCACAGATTGGGGGGGGGCTGGACACGAACCCCTGCCTTCTACATCCGTCCGTCGCTGATTCCAAATCAGTCGAGATCCTTCAAGACCCTTGATTTAGGACTGTTTTCTAAGTAAGTTTAGGTGAGTGAAAGCACTTACAGCTCCTCTGATGAATCACAGTAATACAAGTTATCCCTGGTTATATACCCAGCTGTACAAAGTACAATGATAGAGTGGAGATTAGAAAACAAGGAAGTGTTGATTTCAGAGGTGGCTAGTAAGTTAGCATATATGATGTGGCACGCAGTgagtcctgcagagagacagagagagagagagagatattgtCTTAAAGAGTGCAAATAGACACATACAGAAATGGAGGAGAAACTAACTGTTAGCTTGGAGCATTATAATTACCTCAGGCAAAGTTGTCTGTGCAATTCGGATCACCTGCAAAAAGAATGAATTATAGTTATAGAGTGCATTTGAAGTTGTATTAGTTAGAGGCAGTGAGTCAAAATACTGTAATTCAGACGTACCTTCCTTGTCATCTGATGTGTCGACCGGGCAATGGTCACCTGAAAGAAATCAAAAGATTTTTAATGTGGTTTACAATGGGAGGGCGTCAAACCAGCACCATATGAAGCAATTGTGTGAAATGCGAGAAGAGGCGGATCCCGGACACTGAGTTTCCAAAACCTGAGTCAGATTATAAAAAGTGATTAGTGACCAAGCCCAGTCTCCCACAAGCCACGTTAAAATGCTATGATTTATATTCTGTGTAGTTGATATCACTGTGCTTCCTCAGACATCTTTAGCGTCAGAGGAAACCCAGTAATTAGTTTAGGTATGTTGAAACCTAGTTAGTGCAGGGACAGTTAAGTTCCTTGGTCAGTGATTAACATGTGCTCCGACTGagttcaaatttaaaaacagtgGGAGTACATGACTCGACAGGCTTGGAATGTATTCAGAAATCTGTGGGGAGTGACTGtggtttaattttgtttctgaGGCCACTGACTTAACTATTTatcagtaaaacacaaacacgatATCCAGCAAAGTAAAACAACGGTTCATTTTAGCCAATTAAACCACTCATTAATCCGCCAGAAGGTCTGTAGCAGATACGTAGTGTTTCAGGCAGCTAAAACTATCCGATAGATAGAAAAATCAGATAGAACCTTTATTTACACcctaaaaagagacaaagttgGAACAAAAAGAGCAGCAATAGTATGTCCAAAGGCGGACGTACCCATAAGGGGTGTTGTGGAGTGTCTTCGTGCCTCTGTGGAGAAAGATAATGAGGAATGACAATCAGATACCTACTACCTACTACCTGCTTATGAAACATGTCTTTGTGtggcattttttgttttggccTCATGAGAGGATTGCAGCAGCTACCCTGCTGGatttaaactaaacaaagtgAGAGCGTGTACTTCCCCATCCTGAATAACATGGCTACCTGCCAAGTGTGCTACAGGTTTTTCCAGCTCCTACCATTGTCAGTGTCAAGTTCCATCTATTGTACGGTTACATTTTATCTAGTACAATGTTGGTTTCTGGCGAGACACCTTAATAAAtacctgttgtttaaaataaatatttgagagGGAATCATGACCTGCTAAATTTCCTAACACTAGCCCTAAGAAGCTTATAATTCGTCATTAAAACTACCAAtggcaagattttttttaataaacaaaaatacaatctttcaatcatttgaattgtgtgtttttatgcaaatatcaACTATAGATGATtataacaaattaaaagtataaCACACACAATCTTTGTTGGTTTACACTGACCAAAAGtttgaaattaattttgttGAATGAATGACTGGAGCCTTGTATACCAGCTGCACAGCAATAGTGTAAATGTCTGTATTGTACATCAGTAATGCTGCAAGTCACTACGCACTAATGTTCATCAAAGTTAAAAGGAAGTATTAACAGGAAGGATAATGGCTTTATCTTTGCGTAGCCTGAAACGGTGAATGTTTctaagaggaagaaagaaatactACTTTTAAACCATGAACGTTTGTTAATCTcccttttaccttttttagTTGTGTTAATActcaataatgtatttattgtttcagtttgaCCCAAGCCAAACGAGGGCCTGTGTAGGTACTCACGTTGAGATCTCCGTCTGTAAATCAGCAGCGCAAACAGCAACCCAACGATCAGCGATCCGATGACCACCACGGGAGCCACTATTTTGGAGGTTGGATCCTTATCCTTTCCCAGTCCTGAATGAATCAAATTGAAcaataaagattgtttttaacGCTCTCAAACTTCAGGTCGAgaccaaaaagagaaaagatacGGTAAGTGCACTTGATTCAAATGAGGTATGCATGCACTGATGAGAAGTTCCTCCCTGTGATACTTTAGCAATCTACATCAGCTTTCACTTTTACTCCCAGAAGGGGTTAAACAAAGATGGCTGTTGATGAGTTTTCCcatcaaagagaaaacaagaagcTTAACCCAGTCTTATCAGGGCTGCATAGTTTTCTTCCTTTGTGCGCAGCGTTGTTTTGAAGTTTTAAGAAAGAAACCAGAGCCAAGTTCATACTTTCAAAGATCGCTGTACTTTCTGTCCTACAAAACTTGCTGTCTTATATTCGGGAGTGTTGAAGTCTTGTTGTGGTGTTCACATGGTAAATGATATAATACCATGCGCCAGAAAGGATCTTCAACTCAGCGATCTGCAGAACTTTCCTTGCAGTCTAAGACTACAGTTTTTTTACTCTTTGGTTTCTGCCGGAAAAATTAAACCACAACCAAAACCGTTGGCTCAAAGTCCTCTAAGTTGCACAATCCTAAACAAAGATGAGTTCATGTAACTCAAATTTCAGGTAAAGCATGCCCTCACATGCGACAGTGGCTGAAATCgctgtttgacatttcattgtGTGAAGCAAATACCTTCATTTCTTGGGTTCGTCATGTCCTGTACTTCGACTGTGGTCTCTTCCTCTTTGCCTCCGGTGGCATTGAACACTACGCAGGTGTATTTGGAGACAGAGGACCCTTGCTTCACAACCAGCTTGCTCGAGAGCTGAAACAGATCGCCCTTGGTCGACGTCATCATTTGCGAGTCCTTTGTCAGCTCCGTGTTGTGCTCGTCGAACCAGCGAAGGTCAGCTTTTGGGTAGCCACCATCGGTAAAACACGTCAGGTTACCTTCTGAATTCATAGTTATCGTCTCAGGGATAGTTATAGTTGGTTTGTTGTATTTGGCTACAAagagtaaaaaggaaaaaaacacaatcattaaGCTGAACATTGCACCGTGACGTCAACCAAATGAACACCAATAAAGTTGACAATTATATTTGAAAAGTACTATATAGTACAATATGTGGTAAGAAAGACAAATACAAAGCTGGCTTCTGCACCAGAAATTTCTGCATGAGATTATTTGAAACACTGAAACTGAAAGTAAGTAAAGACAGAAAGTGAAAAACCAGTGTGATAGGTCAGGAAAGTCCCCTGGATCGCTCAATATTGTTCATGGCAACAATTAAATCtttcaattttcattttctgtttgaaactagaatgtttaaatgtttacagaATCAACTTTACTCACAGTTTATCTTTGAAATGAGCTTGGATTAGTTTTGAAGATGCACATTACACTCTAAATGGTCAACTCTCTGTGCCGAACAGTTGTCTAAATGTTTCCGTGGTGGACGGGGTGCTGGAGGCTCTCACCTGAGACTTTAAGGCTGGTGGAGGTTTCGCCACTACCGCGGTCTGTCATCACCGTGCATGTATAACTCCCCTCGTGCTCCACTGTGGTGTTGGCAATGAGCAGGGATACATTCATGTTTCTGAAATTCCAGGACGGCTCTGCAAACAAATAGCCAGGTTCCTGCACTGAAGTCTCCCCTTTGTTGAAAATCAGTAAGGGATGCGAGCCGTTCTTCCAGAGGACCACCCTGATTTCTGTGTCGTCGTATGTGGTTTTGATGACACATTCCAGCAGCGTCTGACCGCCATACTGCCCCAGGTTTTCAGCCTTGCATTTCACACTCAAAAAGTCTCCTTTTATGGAAGAAAATATGATAGGATAAGAAGTGAGTTTAGTCTTTCAGACTTCAAATTCTCAGACTGAGGCGGAACTTACCTGCATTTGCATTTCCTATGCTGATGGAGATGACAGAGAAAATAAGGAGAACACTAATTGAGGCCATGTTGATTTACCTGAAATGACAGAACAAGCAGTTTTTTATGTGTTGATCAGAACAAAtgcaacaaacacatgcacacgtcTTGTCTATTTCTTACCCTCACTAACCTTCGCGCTTATACAGAATTTTGAACTTGTAACTCTGCACGTCTTGGTGCCATCAACAATTTAATGTGCAATCTGGTGTTTTGTTGGCTGTATTTTTGttgactttcttctttttctttattttcttgtataAACTGGCAACTTCCAATAAAGAAAACTCTTATTTCTGGCCACATCACCATAAACTCTCACCACCAAAGATGTATGATTCCAATATTAATCACATCATGATAATAGCAATTTAAAAAGTGTGGTGCTCAAGGTTCTACTTACCATCATATTTGTACTGCAAAGACAAAACTAAAAGTGTGTAGTGCAAGCATGTTTTGCGATAGTCTCGTACTGGTTGCACAAGATCAATTACGTTACTAGTGGAACAAGTATGCACTGTGGTGGTTTTATGATGAAAGTCACTCTGCAGATGGAACCCAAACTGACTAACAACTAACTCATATGACTGTGTGGCCTTAAGCTGCATTTTTCTTCAGTTGGAtcttttttctgtgtgaaaagGAACCGGAACCCAACGGTAGAAAGCTCCAAGTTTACAAACTCATCAACTGATTCGGACCAGAGCAAACAATCTACTGAGACAAAGAGCAGACCTCCTTGTCACTTTTGAGTAAAGACAGCAAAATGCCTAAAAGTTGCTGTGTGGTATGATCATAGACTATGTACAagaggtggacgtagtcatcgggacatcacccattggtttgtggactgccgtttaaAAAGGCCTCGAGTTTGGCAATTTGTCATCATCTTGGATTACGgatgtcgccatcttggc
Protein-coding sequences here:
- the zgc:174863 gene encoding junctional adhesion molecule A, encoding MASISVLLIFSVISISIGNANAGDFLSVKCKAENLGQYGGQTLLECVIKTTYDDTEIRVVLWKNGSHPLLIFNKGETSVQEPGYLFAEPSWNFRNMNVSLLIANTTVEHEGSYTCTVMTDRGSGETSTSLKVSAKYNKPTITIPETITMNSEGNLTCFTDGGYPKADLRWFDEHNTELTKDSQMMTSTKGDLFQLSSKLVVKQGSSVSKYTCVVFNATGGKEEETTVEVQDMTNPRNEGLGKDKDPTSKIVAPVVVIGSLIVGLLFALLIYRRRSQRDHCPVDTSDDKEGDPNCTDNFA